The genomic segment TGGCCCCTAGCCTTTAAAATCGCGATCGTTTCTCGTTCAATTAAAGTAAATTGATAGTAGTTTTTACCCATATCCACTCAGAATACTCATCTATTCTAAGTGGTGCACTTGCTTATTGAACCCAGGGTCTCACACAAGTCCGAAAATGAGACCGATACAGTCCGAGAGCGAGCCCCACCCATCGTCACCCCGGACTTGATCCGGGTCCAGGCTTCTCTGCACTTTGGTGGGGTATGACAAAAATAAAAAGGGCGGGGGAAAATCCCCCGCCCTTTTCAGTAATTCGTTTTTCGTTCACGTTCTTCGGGGCAATTTGACCTTCGGTCAAATTACGAACACCCCGTCGTTCCACCGCAGCTGTTACATTTTAAACAGCTACCGTTGCGCACCAGTGTTAACTGGCCGCATTCGGGGCAGGGGTCGCCTTCGTAGCCTTTTAATTTGGCTTGCGTGAGGCGTGCTGTAGCCGCGTCAAACTCCTTTAATACCGCTTTAAACGTGAGCGGTACATTGGTGTTGCGGTTAGCGGCATTGGCCTGCAAGGTTTCCGGAGCCTTTTTCTTTTCGGGTACCGGAGCATATACCGGAACTGTTACTTCGGTTTGGGTTCCATCGGGGCCAGCTACGGTTTGTGTCATTTGACCTGTGGGAATTTTACGCACCGAAATGACTTCTTCATCGTCAAAAGGAACTTCTTCGTCCTTTTTAACCGTATCGTTACGCAAATCATCGGGCGATACGTGTACTAAATCGTAACGGCCCAAATAATTCATGGCCAATTCGCGGAACACGTAATCAATAACCGATGTGGACATCTTGATATTGTCGTGACCTTTTACCACACCGTTTGGTTCAAAACGGGTAAAGGTAAAAGCTTCTACAAATTCTTCGAGAGGCACACCGTATTGCAAGCCGATGGACACGGCGATGGCAAAACAGTTCATTAAGCTACGGAAAGCAGCGCCTTCTTTGTGCATATCCAGGAAAACTTCGCCCAAAGAACCGTCTTCAAATTCACCGGTGCGCAGGTACACTTTATGTCCGCCCACTTCGGCTTTTTGCGTATAACCATCGCGGCGCGAAGGCATGTTGCGGCGTTTGGCCAAATAACGGTAAACCAGTTTTTCAACAATTTGAGTTTGAGACGGACGTTCGCCGGTTTCAGCTTCAATCGCTTGCATATCGGCGTACAAGTCGCTTGCTACAGCGTTAAGCGGTTGCGAGAGCTTGGAACCATCACGATACAAGGCATTAGCCTTAATCATCATGCCCCACGATTTTAAATAAGCACCTTGTACATCTTCTACAGTGGCTTCATGCGGCATGTTGATGGTTTTAGAAATAGCACCCGAGATAAACGGTTGCGAGCACGCCATCATCTCGATGTGGCCATCAGCGCGGATAAAACGTTTACCGTATTTGCCGCACTTGTTGGCGCAATCAAAAACGGCCAGATGTTCATCTTTTAAGAAAGGAGCGCCTTCAATGGTCATGGTGCCGCAGCAATAATCGTTGGCTTTGCTAATCTGTTCGGCTGTAAATCCTAAATCGGCCAAGAGATTGAAAGCCGGCGAGTTAAAGCGATCTTCAGCAATACCCAAAGTATCTTTTAAGAAAGCTTCACCAAGCGTGAACTTATTGAACACGAAAGTGATATCGAAAGCCTGCAAGAGCTGGCTTTCAACTTTTTCTAAGATGGCATCGGTAAAGCCTTTTGCTTTTAAAGTTTCGTGATTAATTTCGGGAGCACCGCGTAAACTACCGGCACCGCGGCAATAGTTGATGATGGTTTCAATTTCTTTTTCGGAATAACCCAAGCGGCGTAAAGCAGGAGGCACGCTTTGGTTGATAATTTTAAAGTAACCACCACCAGCGAGTTTCTTAAATTTCACGAGGGCGAAATCGGGTTCAATGCCTGTGGTATCACAATCCATCACTAAACCGATGGTACCTGTGGGCGCAATAACCGTGGCTTGTGCATTACGGAAACCGTAACGTTCGCCTAAGCTTAAAGCATTATCCCATGTTTCGCGGGCAGCTTTGAGCATATCAGCCGGGCAGAGTTTTTCGTTGATGCCCATGGGGAGAATGGAGAGACCTTCGTATTCTTCGGGCTTGGCATTGTAAGCCGCACGACGATGATTACGAATCACGCGCAACATGTCATCGCGATTTTCTTCGTATTTAGGAAAAGCACCCATTTCTTTGGCCATCTCGGCACTGGTGGCATACGATTCACCACACAAAATAGCGGTTAAGGCACCAGTTACAGCACGGCCCATTTCACTATCGTAAGGAATACCCATTACCATAAGAAGCGCGCCAATGTTGGCATAGCCCAAACCAAGCGTACGGTACTCGTGTGTTTTAATGGCAATTTCACGGCTGGGGAATTGCGCCATGAGTACCGAGATTTCCAAAATGATGGTCCAGAGTTTTAAGGCATGACGATAGGCTTCGATATCAAATACACCCGTATCGGCATTGTAGAATTTCATGAGGTTGAGCGAGGCCAAGTTGCAAGCCGTATCGTCCAAGAACATGTATTCGGAGCAAGGGTTAGAAGCATTGATGCGGCCACCTTGAGGGCAGGTGTGCCATTCATTTACAGTGGTATCAAACTGCATGCCAGGGTCAGCACAGCTCCAAGCGGCGTACGCAATATCATCCCATAATTTTTTAGCCGAGATGGATTTAAATACTTTACCGTTGGTACGGTTGATTAAATTCCAATCTTTGTTTTGCAACACAGCTTGCATGAAATCGTTAGAAACACGCACCGAGTTATTGGAGTTTTGGCCGCTAACAGTTTGATAGGCTTCGCTTGTCCAATCGGTATTGTATTCGCGGAATTCAATGTTTGAAAAACCCTGACGAGCAAATTGAATAACACGATAAATATAATTTTGAGGCACTTCGTGTGCACGGGCTTCGCCAATGGCTTTGCGCAACACAGTATTGTGCTTGGGATCAAAACGATTATCGCCAAGATCTTTTACTTCTTTATCGTGACAGGCCTTCATGATGCGGCCTAAATATTTTTTGCACAAACGCGAACCAGTAACCAAGGCTGCTACCTTTTGTTCTTCAATTACTTTCCAGTTTACGTATTGTTCAATATCTGGATGATCAATATTCACCACAACCATCTTAGCGGCACGGCGTGTGGTTCCACCCGATTTAATGGCACCCGCAGCTCTATCGCCGATTTGCAAAAAACTCATGAGGCCAGACGATTGACCGCCACCCGATAATTTTTCACCAGCACCACGGATGGCGCTAAAGTTGGAACCCGTACCCGAGCCGTACTTAAACAGGCGAGCTTCCTTGGTCCACAAATCCATAATGCCGCCTTCGCTCACCAGATCATCAGAAACGGATTGGATAAAGCAAGCATGCGGTTGAGGGCGTTCGTAAGCGCTTTGCGATTTAGCCAGCTCTTCGGTTTTGGGATCTACATAATAGTGACCTTGTCCGGCGCCCGAGAGTCCATACGCATAATGAAGACCGGTGTTAAACCATTGGGGAGAATTAGGTGCCGCCATCTGGTCGGCCAGCATACGACAGGTTTCATCGTAAAAATTAACCGCATCATCATGCGTATCAAAATAACCGTATTTTTCGGCCCAGTAGGTCCAGCAACCCGCTAAACGGTGAAACACTTGGCGGCTATCATGTTCACTACCGGTCTGATCGGCTGGTAAATTTTGAGGCGCTTTATATCCATCATAATGGAGAGCATCGCCCGATTGATTGAGTGGAACACCTGTTTTACGAAAATATTTTTGAGCCAACACGTCGCTGGCCACAAACGACCAGCTTTCGGGAACCACCACATTATCCATACTAAAAACGACGGACCCGTTAGGATTCTTCATTTCGGATTTACGGGTTACAAATTTAATGCCTTCATACGGTGAAACACCTTTTTTGGTGAAGAGACGCTTAATTTTCATTGTTTTTCCTCCCCAGGAAATTTTTAAACGTTAAAAATGAGACTTTTTAAGCCTTAAAACCTACGGTTTTATAATTTTTGAGCGAAAAGTATCCCCAATTTTGTATTTCTAATCAAAAAATCGATGACTTTTTGGTTATTATGCCTTTAAAAGGGCTACCAGGACATCTAGTATTTATTTTTACTTATCCACAGTTTAGGAACGGACGATGTTGATAAACTGTGCATAACCACAATATGTGGTAGATGCTTGAGGATTAAGCCACAATATACAGTGGTGGGCAAGACGGTTTTCCAAAATACTTTTTAAGTATTTGAAATTATTCAGTAAAAAAAATCATAACGCAATGTCCCATTTGATTTTGTGCGTTAAAAATTCAAAATAACTATTTAAAATCAAATATTTAAAGTCTGTGACTCCATTATTAAGTGGCCCTGCCTCATCAAGACAGGATTTTACCTCTAGAAAAATTAGAAAAAGCCCTTTTAATTGCTTTTTAGACACTTATGGACAAATTTTTATCTCACTATTTATGCGCTCATGATCCATTCTGACTTCTATACCAAATCTTGTAGTTATTCCCATACTTTGCCACCTTTATAGAAAAAGGCTTTTTTTCTTGCCAGAAAATTACTTTTACTATCTATTTTGCCTTCATGACTCTTTCGCAACAAGCAGATGCTGTAATTATTGGTGGCGGTATTGCCGGCATCACCACGGCACTGGAACTACTCAACAACCATAAATCAGTTATTCTTATAGAGCGCGGCCCCAAACACGATTTTGGCGGGCTCGCTCCCTGGGCCTTTGGCGGTATTTTTCTGGTGAATAGCAAATACCAACGCTGGGGCGGCATTAAAGATAATGTGACTTTAGCCTGGGACGACTGGCAAGCCTTTGCCAACTATGGCCCAAACGATGACTGGCCCAAAAAATGGGGCGAAACCTATGTGAATCGCTGCACCCAAGATGTGGGAGCCTGGCTTAACAAACAGGGCGTTGGTTTTTTTCCCGTGGTCCACTGGGTAGAAAAAGGACTTACCACACGCGGCAACTCCGTTCCCCGCTTTCACATGGTATGGGGCACGGGGTACGGACTAACAAAAACTCTCATTGGTCATCTCCTCAATCATACCCACAAAGAAAAGCTGACTATACTGTTTGATCATTGCGTGGAAAAACTACTCACAACAAACGGACGTGTTACAGGCGTGCACGGCACTACTAACGGACAAAGTTTTGAAATGAGCGGTGATCACATTATTGTAGCCACCGGCGGCATGGGTGGCGCCATTGAACGGGTGAAAAAAAATTGGGCCACCGATGAAGGAACACCCCCAGAAGTAATCTTAAACGGAGCGGAACCCAATTCGGATGGACTTGTGCACGATGCCGCACAAAAAATTGGAGCCAACATCACGCATTTAGATTGGATGTGGAATTATCCGGGAGGTATTCATCATCCTAAACCCCGTTTTAAAGACCACGGGCTCTCGCTTATTCCACCTAAATCAGCGTTATGGGTGGACAGTCGCGGAAAGCGCATTGGCCCCCTGCCCATTGTGACGGGTTATGACGGCAATTACATGGTGAAACGAATTTGCGAATTAAAACAACCCTACACCTGGCAAATTCTTAATTACAAAATCATGCTCAAAGAACTGGCCATTTCGGGCAGCGAGCATAACGAAAGCATACGCGATAAAAGCATTGTTGGATTTTTAAAAACAGTTCTCACCGGCAATAAAAAACTAGTAGAACATTTATTAAAAGACTGTATCGATTTTGTAACTGCCAAAAGTTTTGAGGAACTCGCCGAAAAAATGAATGCTCTTTCCGGCAACCACTGGATTGAATCAGAAGATTTGAAAAATGAAGTACTGAATTATGACGCTCTTGTGGGCGATGCTAAAAATGGAAATATTCATGATAAACAGATGGAGCTGATTGCCAAAAGTTTAAAATATCGTGGCGATAAAGCCCGTACCTGCAAGTTTCAAAAAATTAATGACGAGAACGCTTATCCCTTAATAGCCATTCGCGAATTTATTCTCTCGCGAAAAACCTTGGGTGGTATTCAAACTAATTTGTCGTCGCAGGCGCTGTACAACAATGGAGCCGTGATTCCTGGATTATATGCCGTTGGCGAAGCCGCAGGTTTTGGTGGAGGTGGATCACACGGGCGGAAATCGCTTGAAGGAACATTTTTGGGTGGCTGTATTTTAACAGCACGCATTGCCGCGGAAAGTATCGTGAAAGGATAATATGAAAAAAAATGGAGCACAGTTGGCAGTTTTTGCCTTAGAACAAATTGGTGTTCAATTTACTTTTGGCATACCGGGCGTGCATAATATTGAACTTTATGACGCGCTGAATAGTTCCGAAAAAATTACTCCCATCCTCACCACGCACGAAAACGGCGCGTCATTTATGGCCGATGCCATCTCGCGCACCAGCGAATCCATTGGTGTAGCCATGATTGTGCCGGCTGCAGGTGCCACCAATGCCATGAGTGGAATTGGGGAAGCTTATTTAGACGGCATTGCAAGCATGATTATTTCTGGCGGCACACGCCGCGATAGCGGGCGCCATTATCAACTCCATCAAATGGATCAGGGCCGTTTGCTTGATGGCATTGTTAAAAAATATTATCTGATTGAAAAACACGAAGACATCATCCCCACTATTTATGACGCGTTTGAAGAAGCAACCAGTGGCGAGCCCGGGCCTGTGTTTATTGAAATTCCGGCCGATTTGCAGATGTTTCAGGGTGAAGTGGATGAACTCACGCCCTACACACCCAAACGCAAACGCCCGCAGATTGATCAAAAACTTATTAGTCAGGCTGTTGATTTATTATTAAACGCAAAAAATCCGGGTTTGTATTTGGGTTGGGGCGCTATTCCCGCTTATGACGATACCCATAAAATTGCGGATGTACTGGGAGCGCCTGTAGCCACCACACTTCAGGGTCTTTCTTCTTTTTCGGCCAAACATCCCCTTCACACCGGCGTGGGCATTGGGCCCGCTTCGGTACCGGCCGCACAAGAAACTTTTAAAAACTGCGATGCTCTGCTGGCCATCGGCTGCCGTTTTGGCGAACTGGCTACTGGCAGCTACGGTTTTAATGTGACGGAAAATTTGATTCATGTGGATATTAATCCCCAAGTATTTAGCAAAAACTATCCCGCTAAAATTGCCATTCATGGTGATTCGCGCGATGTAGCGCGCGCGCTTTTGGCCGAGCTTCACTATCGCGGTCATACCTCACCCAAGCCCGCTCAAGAACTAAAACAAAAAATTGCAAAAGAAAAAGCCGCCTATTTAGAAAGCTGGCATAAACCGGAAGATAAAAACAAAGTAGCGCCTGGCCTCTTTTTTAGAAGCCTGCGTCAACAATTGGAAGATGATGCCATGGTTGTTGTAGACGATGGTTCGCACACTTTTTTAACAGCCGAACTCATGCCCATCCACCGTGCCCGTGGTTTTATTTCGCCAACCGATTTTAACTGCATGGGTTATTGCGTGCCGGCCGCCATTGCCACAAAACTGGCCAATCCCGATAAAACCGTTGCGGCGATCGTAGGCGACGGCGCCTTTTTAATGACGGGTTTAGAAATGCTGACAGCATCCACCTACAAAGCCGGCATTGCCTACTTTGTGTTTCATGATGGTGAATTAGGACAAATCTCGCAATTCCAGGAAGTACCGTTAAATCGCAAAACCTGCACGGTAATTGGCGACGTAAAATTAAAAGGTGTGGCCGATGCGTGCGGGGCCGAATATATCGATTTAGATGATAATTCTAAAATTGATGAGGTCATTAAAAAGGCTATAGCCATCACCAAAGAAAATAAACCGGTATTAGTTGATGTACGGATTGATTACTCGCGCAAAACAATGATGACCAAAGGCGCCATTAAAGTAAACTTGGGGCGTTTTCCGTTAAAAGAAAAGATGCGTTTTATTGGACGAGCCATTAAACGGCATGTGACGGGATAAAATGTTTTGAATAAAGCAGTATCAAGGGATTTATGAAACGCGTAAGCTAAGCGTCGTTGCCGATCGCTTCTACAGGACATTCTTCCATAGCCTGTTTGGCAAGCTTTTCTTCTTCTTCGCCTTCGGGCTGCTTGTATACGTAAGAATATCCTTCGTCGGGATTTTGTTTAAAGCTGTGGGGGGCGGTAGTACGGCACAAATCGCAATCAATACACTGGGTATCAACAAACCATTTTCCGGAAACGTTATCTTTTACCTTGTCATTCTTATCAGCCATACCATTCTCCTTAGAGTTTCAATGATGCGCGGTATCTAGAATAATCGGCCCCGCTTGTCAACCCAGCAATAGAGCACCCTTTTAATTACACATCCATCTCAACTACCGTGGGCGAACGAGTACGATTAATACGGATAATACCAATACTTGATACAATAATCATCAGTGCTCCAATAAGCGACCAATGATCGGGCTTTTCGCCCCAAAACAAAAACCCCCAAAGGGCACAGAATAAAACATTGGTATAAGAGTAAGGACTTACAATAGAAGCATCGGCAAACTTATAGGCATAGGTTAAAAAAATTTGTGCCAAAGTTGCAATAATGCCAATACCTAAAAGCGCCAACGCCTCGTGGGCATGCGGCCACAAAAAATGGGGGGCCATCAAAGGGAACGACAGTAACGAACTAAACCAGGCGAAGTGAAAAATAACTGTCATATGATGTTCGGTTTTATGCAGATTTTTAATGGAGATATAAGCAATAGCCGCAAAAACTCCTGAGGTTAATCCCAGCACGCCCGGTACATTTATCACATTAAAACTAGGTTTAACGATAAAGGCCGCCCCAATAAGCGCAAAAAATATAAAAAAGAAAAGGAAGCCCGATGGTTTTTCTTTAAGATAAAAAATAGAAATAATGGCCACAAAAACAACCGACGTATTATTAAGAATGGAGGCATCAGCCAATGTAATTTTAGTAGTCACATAAAAAGCAAGAACAAGAGCCGTAAACCCGGAGGCCGAACGAATAAACATAGCGGGAGCATTAATGGGCCAAATTCGAATTTTATGAATAAGCATCCAGGGCAAGAGAAATAAAAACATTAAAAAAGTGCGAAAAAAAACAACTTCATGGGAATTTAAACGCACCGTAGAATACTTAACAAGCCCCCCCATAATAGAAAAACAAAAGGAGGCCATCACCATTAGCAAAATTCCATTTTTCTTCAAAGACTGCATGCCCCTTCCTACCCCAGCTTGACTGGAGATTCAAAGGAAAAGCTCAACTCTTTACTTCATCGTTTAAATGCATTATGGCTTTAAGCATTGTGCACAAGCTCTATTCTATTGTAGACCGCATTATAGAAAACATCATCAAATGGCGTTTTCCCATTTTATTTTTAGGATTCACTATCTTTTTTGCCGCTTTTTACGTTTACGCACAAAATCTCACCAATTCCGACAATAGTATGCCCGTGTGGATGAAACACAACGATCCCGTATATGCGTATTACCAAAAATTTACTCAAGAGTTTGATAACGATAGATTGTTGGCTGTTTCTATAAGGGTTCCCTATGCTTTTGGGAAAAATGAACTCGAATTTACTAAAAAACTCTCCGAACGTTTTAAGGCCTTAAAACATGTAACAAAAGTACTCAGTATCACCGAATACGAAAGTATAAAATCGGAAGACGATTCTTTGGTTATTAAAAAGCCCTTTGAAACTATTCCTCAAAATGAGAGCGCCATAGAAATTCTAAAAAAGGAAATTACCGAAGATCCGGTTACCGCAGAGATTCTCACCAACACAAAACAAAATATAACAGCGTTTTATTTGTATTTAGATGTGCACGAGGGAGACATCCAGGCTTCCGACCAAATGATTAATGAAGTGGAACAAATTATTAAGGAAGAAAATAAAAATAATTACGAATATTATATGGCCGGCCGGCCCGTTGGTGACACTGCTTTTAACCGTTATTCCGTACGTGATCAACGTGTATTTCTACCTTTACTCTTTTTACTCATCACCATCGTTACTTTTGTATTTTTTAGAAACATTTATGTTTCCATCTTACCCATGACAGTGATGATTTTTACCGTCATTGTCATCATCGCTCTCTATTTTGTTATGGGGAATACCTTAAATGCCGTGACAGCCATGATGGGGACCATCCTTATTGCCGTATGCGTGGCCGATAGCGTACACATGATGCTTGCTTATTACGAAAACGAGGCCTTATATCCCGACAAGCTAACAGCCATTAAAAACACCGCTCGCCAACTTCTTGTACCCTGTTTTTTTACCGCCCTTACAACATTTGCCGGATTTTTATCGTTTAATGCAAGCCCTCTTGTTCCCAACCAAGTGTTAGGGCAATACAGCTCGGCTGGTGTGATGCTGGCTTATGTTCTCACTATTTTCTTTTTACCCATTCTTATTTGGTTTTTACCTCGCCATAAATCAAAAATTGCCATCATTATGGATGATGGGGCCATGCAAACAGTTTTAAATAAGGTTTTTAAAATTGTTTCAAAACATACCAATGCAGTTTTTTATTTTTTTATGGCTATCACTCTTATAAGCCTTTGGGGAACAACCAAAGTTGGGGTAGAAACCAATGTGATAGACTATTTTCCTAAACAGGATAAAACCCGTCAGGGTATTGATCACTTTGAACAAGAACTCTCTGGCGCTAATACAGCCGAACTTATTATTGAAAGTACTAATAAAAACTACAGCCCCGCTGTTGATCCTGTTTTTTTAAACAAACTGGAAACATTTATTAAAAAATCTGGCAATAATCATAGCTATTTTATTGCCAAAACCATTACCTATTCGGAATATGTTAAAAAACTAAACCAGGCTTTTCATAATAACGATCCGGCTTATTACAGTATCCCCAATACAACTGATGAAATTGCTCAACTATTACTGCTGGCCGAAAGCGCCGGCGATCGTGAAATTGCTCGCTATAAAACTGTTGATAATCAAAAAATTAGAATCAACATTAAAAGCCACTGGCGCTCCAGCGAATCCATGCACAAATTTTCAAAAACTTTTACTAAAGAAGCACAACAGGCTTTCTCAGAATTTCCAGTAAAAGTACAAGAAACAGGCGGCAATATTGTGTGGCTGGAAGTGGATGACAATTTACTAAAAGCTGAATATCAAAGCTTTAGCACAGCTCTAGTATCGGTACTTGTGATGATGATACTGGTATTACGCAGCCTTAAGGGTGGCATCATCACCATGATACCCAATGTAATTCCTATTTTTATTACCTTAGGCCTTATGGGCCTTTTTGACATTAAACTCAATATTGCAACCGTGATGACAGCGGGAATTTCTATTGGCATCACAGTTGATGACAGTATTCACTATTTGATGAAGTTTAAAAAGCTGGTGGTTCTTCATAAAGACTACGAAAAAGCTATTTTGGAAACTAACAAGAGTATTGGTACTGCCGTTATTTTTACATCAGTTGTATTGGTGCTTGGGTTTGGCGTGTTGGGGTTAAGTAATTTTCAACCCATGAAAAACTTTGGTGCGGCTACAAGTTTTACATTGTTTATTTCAATTTTTACGGAAATATTTTTAATGCCGGTTTTGTTGTTAAAATTTAAACCCTTTAAAACTGATATTTAAAACCACTTTTTCTTTTTGAAAAAAACAACCATCCCCAATGTTAAAACAGTCATAAAAATCCAAACGGCAGGATAACCAAATTCCCATCTTAGCTCAGGCATAAAATCAAAGTTCATCCCATACACCCCCACTATAAAAGTAAGCGGCATAAAAATGGTGGCCATCAAAGTTAAGGTTTTCATCACACTGTTTTGCTGATTACTAATAGTTGTTAGATAAATATCCATCAAACCCTGCACCATATCGCGATCGGTTTCTACGGTTTCCATAATTTGAACAGCATGATCGTACACATCTCTAAAATATTTTTTTGTACCAGGAGCTACCAACTGAGACTCTGTTCTATCTAAAAACAACATAACTTCACGCAAAGGCCACAACGAACGCCTAAGCGTGATAAGATTTTTTTTAAGATGATGGATGGTACTTAAAAATTGAGAGCTAAGCTCATGCGTTACAGCCTCATCGGTTTCTTCAATAACATCGCCCAGTTTTTCTAAACACTCAAAGTAATGATCTACAATAACATCCAAAAGTGAATAGAGCAAAAAGTCGGTACCACGCTCTATTAAAGTACCTGCACCTGTTTTAATTCTATCCCGAAGAGAATTAAAAACATCGCCCTGAAACCCTTCCTGAAATGAAACCAGCCAGTTGGGGCCCACAATAAAACTCACCTGTTCTGAAAAAACTTCCCGCTTTACCTCGTCAAAACGAAGCATTTTAAGAACCAAATAAATATAAGACCCAAAATCTTCAATTTTGGGTCTTTGGTTAGAGTTCATCACATCTTCTAACACTAGCGGATGAATATTAAGCTCTTTACCCAAATATGCTACAAGCGCCGTATCGTGAATACCTTCCACATTTAACCATTCCACATGGTTAGCTTGGGATGCCAACTTAAAGCTAAGTGGATTTTCTAACACTTGCTGCACGCAAGTGCCTTTCCCATAATAAAAACGCTCTACAATAACCGGAGCCTTGGGCTCTTCACCTACATACACTAAACTTCCGGGGGGAAGACCCTTCTTTTTAGAGCGGCGGCTTTTACTTTTTAAAAGCGTCATATATTTTTATATTTTTCAATACGGAAATTAACATTGGGAAAATGCTTGGGCATTTTCATAAACTGATACACCATCACGCCAATAGAAAAACGATCAAGCCACGAAGATGTGGGCCATCCAAAATGAACTGTAATATTTTTTTGAGATAATTCGTAAAGAACCAGATGCAAAATAGCCACTATACTATTGTAAATGCTGGCGCCTTTAAGTGGCAGGCGAAAATGGTTTGGCGCTAAACGCGGCGGAATAGGTCTGCGTGGCGAATAAAATGTAATAAAAACCGAAGTGCCATAAAGTTTTTCTTGGGGGGAATCAAACGGGCGTTTAAAATAAAGCTGCACATTATCATCGCTTGCTTCGGCAATATAAAAAAGAATATCCATGGGGTTTTCACCCTGTTCAATTTGAACAAACTCGGGAGATTTTTTGCGCGTGCCGTAAATGCCCACCAT from the bacterium genome contains:
- a CDS encoding vitamin B12-dependent ribonucleotide reductase; the protein is MKIKRLFTKKGVSPYEGIKFVTRKSEMKNPNGSVVFSMDNVVVPESWSFVASDVLAQKYFRKTGVPLNQSGDALHYDGYKAPQNLPADQTGSEHDSRQVFHRLAGCWTYWAEKYGYFDTHDDAVNFYDETCRMLADQMAAPNSPQWFNTGLHYAYGLSGAGQGHYYVDPKTEELAKSQSAYERPQPHACFIQSVSDDLVSEGGIMDLWTKEARLFKYGSGTGSNFSAIRGAGEKLSGGGQSSGLMSFLQIGDRAAGAIKSGGTTRRAAKMVVVNIDHPDIEQYVNWKVIEEQKVAALVTGSRLCKKYLGRIMKACHDKEVKDLGDNRFDPKHNTVLRKAIGEARAHEVPQNYIYRVIQFARQGFSNIEFREYNTDWTSEAYQTVSGQNSNNSVRVSNDFMQAVLQNKDWNLINRTNGKVFKSISAKKLWDDIAYAAWSCADPGMQFDTTVNEWHTCPQGGRINASNPCSEYMFLDDTACNLASLNLMKFYNADTGVFDIEAYRHALKLWTIILEISVLMAQFPSREIAIKTHEYRTLGLGYANIGALLMVMGIPYDSEMGRAVTGALTAILCGESYATSAEMAKEMGAFPKYEENRDDMLRVIRNHRRAAYNAKPEEYEGLSILPMGINEKLCPADMLKAARETWDNALSLGERYGFRNAQATVIAPTGTIGLVMDCDTTGIEPDFALVKFKKLAGGGYFKIINQSVPPALRRLGYSEKEIETIINYCRGAGSLRGAPEINHETLKAKGFTDAILEKVESQLLQAFDITFVFNKFTLGEAFLKDTLGIAEDRFNSPAFNLLADLGFTAEQISKANDYCCGTMTIEGAPFLKDEHLAVFDCANKCGKYGKRFIRADGHIEMMACSQPFISGAISKTINMPHEATVEDVQGAYLKSWGMMIKANALYRDGSKLSQPLNAVASDLYADMQAIEAETGERPSQTQIVEKLVYRYLAKRRNMPSRRDGYTQKAEVGGHKVYLRTGEFEDGSLGEVFLDMHKEGAAFRSLMNCFAIAVSIGLQYGVPLEEFVEAFTFTRFEPNGVVKGHDNIKMSTSVIDYVFRELAMNYLGRYDLVHVSPDDLRNDTVKKDEEVPFDDEEVISVRKIPTGQMTQTVAGPDGTQTEVTVPVYAPVPEKKKAPETLQANAANRNTNVPLTFKAVLKEFDAATARLTQAKLKGYEGDPCPECGQLTLVRNGSCLKCNSCGGTTGCS
- a CDS encoding DMT family transporter; its protein translation is MQSLKKNGILLMVMASFCFSIMGGLVKYSTVRLNSHEVVFFRTFLMFLFLLPWMLIHKIRIWPINAPAMFIRSASGFTALVLAFYVTTKITLADASILNNTSVVFVAIISIFYLKEKPSGFLFFFIFFALIGAAFIVKPSFNVINVPGVLGLTSGVFAAIAYISIKNLHKTEHHMTVIFHFAWFSSLLSFPLMAPHFLWPHAHEALALLGIGIIATLAQIFLTYAYKFADASIVSPYSYTNVLFCALWGFLFWGEKPDHWSLIGALMIIVSSIGIIRINRTRSPTVVEMDV
- a CDS encoding thiamine pyrophosphate-binding protein, yielding MKKNGAQLAVFALEQIGVQFTFGIPGVHNIELYDALNSSEKITPILTTHENGASFMADAISRTSESIGVAMIVPAAGATNAMSGIGEAYLDGIASMIISGGTRRDSGRHYQLHQMDQGRLLDGIVKKYYLIEKHEDIIPTIYDAFEEATSGEPGPVFIEIPADLQMFQGEVDELTPYTPKRKRPQIDQKLISQAVDLLLNAKNPGLYLGWGAIPAYDDTHKIADVLGAPVATTLQGLSSFSAKHPLHTGVGIGPASVPAAQETFKNCDALLAIGCRFGELATGSYGFNVTENLIHVDINPQVFSKNYPAKIAIHGDSRDVARALLAELHYRGHTSPKPAQELKQKIAKEKAAYLESWHKPEDKNKVAPGLFFRSLRQQLEDDAMVVVDDGSHTFLTAELMPIHRARGFISPTDFNCMGYCVPAAIATKLANPDKTVAAIVGDGAFLMTGLEMLTASTYKAGIAYFVFHDGELGQISQFQEVPLNRKTCTVIGDVKLKGVADACGAEYIDLDDNSKIDEVIKKAIAITKENKPVLVDVRIDYSRKTMMTKGAIKVNLGRFPLKEKMRFIGRAIKRHVTG
- a CDS encoding FAD-binding dehydrogenase, which translates into the protein MTLSQQADAVIIGGGIAGITTALELLNNHKSVILIERGPKHDFGGLAPWAFGGIFLVNSKYQRWGGIKDNVTLAWDDWQAFANYGPNDDWPKKWGETYVNRCTQDVGAWLNKQGVGFFPVVHWVEKGLTTRGNSVPRFHMVWGTGYGLTKTLIGHLLNHTHKEKLTILFDHCVEKLLTTNGRVTGVHGTTNGQSFEMSGDHIIVATGGMGGAIERVKKNWATDEGTPPEVILNGAEPNSDGLVHDAAQKIGANITHLDWMWNYPGGIHHPKPRFKDHGLSLIPPKSALWVDSRGKRIGPLPIVTGYDGNYMVKRICELKQPYTWQILNYKIMLKELAISGSEHNESIRDKSIVGFLKTVLTGNKKLVEHLLKDCIDFVTAKSFEELAEKMNALSGNHWIESEDLKNEVLNYDALVGDAKNGNIHDKQMELIAKSLKYRGDKARTCKFQKINDENAYPLIAIREFILSRKTLGGIQTNLSSQALYNNGAVIPGLYAVGEAAGFGGGGSHGRKSLEGTFLGGCILTARIAAESIVKG
- a CDS encoding ferredoxin, which translates into the protein MADKNDKVKDNVSGKWFVDTQCIDCDLCRTTAPHSFKQNPDEGYSYVYKQPEGEEEEKLAKQAMEECPVEAIGNDA